In Candidatus Zixiibacteriota bacterium, the following are encoded in one genomic region:
- a CDS encoding Ig-like domain-containing protein has protein sequence MAARAKTLRRGIRLRRTLSASRKGIRLRRTLSASRRGVSASGEHSPHRVGASALGEHSPHRVGAYCIRPLVAKQRLATKAVCRFVNSPGVSASGEYALLTKPSFELRSKLKYQSKTNHYRCLIAIILLSCACANIQRPSGGPEDKSLPEIVNVKPTSGSINVPLDSDIELEFSKPMNMMKTEKALFISPLFFNFPEYKWSGRKLKIKLPDKLMANTTYVLTVGASVCDKRGNELGQTFSYPFSTGMTIYSCSISGKVLISGRRNLNIWAYKLESSQPDTFWMKLPDYITQPDSLGDFKFEYLSYGTYLVAAVEDKNNDQFWAPPAEKLALPDTLITLNETNPEYGPLIMMTVDRDTLQPKMTRVVSPNKNMFIVEFSQRMDSSSIFNIDNYILHPVSDSSAIITIKDIYPVTDDLMSMYIECGELIEGEKYKFNASRLNSVYDIISDTLSRIFSAGGIDTTAPLITAIDPRPSNRPIPIGFDITVYFSEPMDSSGIVSSISIADTIGAPVSFEAEWIYPHKIEIKPDFETDKVYNLFVDEQNIYDKSGNPLGDTIISYIYNIASLDTFGQVIGRVVNAPGLEIVVIAEPKTGKESAVNCNNDGFFKFDRLFPGVYNLRAFYDSNKNENFNGGEIRPFKFAESIALYGDTVKVRSRWETDIGIIDFKPQIK, from the coding sequence TTGGCAGCCAGAGCTAAAACATTGCGTAGGGGCATCCGCCTCAGGCGAACACTCTCCGCATCGCGTAAGGGCATCCGCCTTAGGCGAACACTCTCCGCATCGCGTAGGGGCGTATCCGCCTCAGGCGAACACTCTCCGCATCGCGTAGGGGCATCCGCCTTAGGTGAACACTCTCCGCATCGCGTAGGGGCGTATTGCATACGCCCTCTTGTTGCCAAGCAGCGTTTGGCAACAAAAGCAGTTTGTCGCTTTGTCAACAGTCCGGGAGTATCCGCCTCAGGCGAATACGCCCTTTTGACAAAACCATCATTTGAATTACGGAGTAAATTGAAGTACCAATCAAAGACGAATCATTACCGCTGTCTAATAGCGATTATATTATTATCCTGCGCCTGCGCCAATATCCAGCGTCCAAGCGGCGGGCCGGAGGATAAAAGCTTGCCCGAAATTGTAAATGTTAAGCCGACATCCGGCTCTATAAATGTGCCGCTCGATTCTGATATTGAACTTGAATTCTCCAAACCAATGAATATGATGAAGACCGAGAAGGCATTATTTATCTCGCCATTATTTTTCAATTTCCCCGAATATAAATGGTCGGGCAGAAAACTTAAAATCAAGCTTCCCGACAAACTTATGGCGAACACCACCTATGTGCTTACGGTTGGCGCCTCGGTATGCGATAAACGCGGCAATGAGCTTGGCCAGACTTTTTCGTATCCGTTTTCAACAGGCATGACTATATACTCCTGTTCCATATCAGGCAAAGTTTTAATATCAGGTAGAAGGAATCTCAACATCTGGGCTTATAAACTCGAATCGAGTCAGCCGGATACTTTCTGGATGAAGCTTCCGGATTATATCACTCAGCCAGACAGCCTTGGCGATTTTAAATTCGAGTATCTAAGCTACGGAACCTATCTTGTAGCGGCGGTCGAGGATAAAAACAACGACCAGTTCTGGGCGCCGCCGGCGGAAAAATTAGCCCTGCCCGACACGCTTATTACATTGAACGAGACTAATCCCGAATATGGACCTTTAATAATGATGACTGTCGACAGAGATACTCTTCAGCCTAAAATGACAAGGGTTGTTTCGCCTAATAAAAATATGTTTATTGTTGAATTTTCCCAACGGATGGACTCATCAAGCATCTTTAATATAGATAATTATATTCTGCATCCGGTAAGCGATTCATCAGCTATTATAACTATAAAGGATATCTATCCGGTTACAGATGATTTAATGTCTATGTATATCGAGTGCGGTGAACTTATTGAAGGCGAAAAATATAAATTCAATGCCTCAAGGCTGAATTCTGTTTATGATATAATCTCCGATACGTTGTCTCGTATATTCAGCGCGGGAGGAATTGATACAACAGCTCCGCTAATAACGGCTATCGATCCAAGGCCATCGAACAGGCCGATACCAATAGGGTTTGATATTACAGTCTATTTCTCGGAGCCGATGGATTCATCGGGCATAGTCAGCAGTATTTCAATTGCCGATACCATTGGCGCGCCGGTTTCGTTTGAGGCGGAATGGATTTATCCTCATAAAATTGAAATTAAACCGGATTTCGAAACCGATAAAGTTTATAATCTGTTTGTTGATGAGCAAAATATTTACGACAAATCGGGCAACCCGCTTGGCGATACGATTATTTCATACATCTATAATATCGCTTCATTGGATACATTCGGGCAGGTTATAGGCAGGGTTGTAAATGCGCCCGGCCTGGAAATCGTTGTGATTGCCGAGCCGAAAACCGGCAAAGAATCTGCAGTCAATTGCAACAATGATGGCTTTTTTAAATTCGACAGGTTGTTTCCGGGAGTGTATAATCTTAGAGCATTTTATGATTCTAATAAAAATGAAAATTTTAATGGCGGCGAAATAAGGCCCTTTAAATTCGCTGAATCTATTGCATTATATGGTGATACAGTCAAAGTTCGAAGCCGATGGGAAACCGATATCGGTATCATTGATTTTAAGCCGCAAATTAAATAA
- a CDS encoding cysteine desulfurase yields the protein MGLQKVIMSEMIYFDRVATAQMAPEAKKVITGLLEDKFGNPSAHVHTAGITAGGYIYDAREKIAKLVNASPDEIYFTSGATESNNLAIKGILSCKKSGKIIISEIEHYSILDQLRNPVLDNFDFEVIKVDKNGIVAPDKLEKMITSDTILVSIITASPEIGSIQPLKELAQICHKHGVAFHSDASSAVGYIPVDVKDLGVNMMTISAQTLGGPMGVGALYIDKQTHIKPLFDGGNQEAGTRPGTENVIGIVGFGAACEAIRPKLAEKSQALRELGRKLWQSIEKNVEHIKFTGHPDLRLPGHVSFWHQFVEGESLLLHLNMKGIMAASGSSCSSNFRGADEHDLRASHVLTAVGVPEEFCSGSITFSLDYYNTDKEIEYTVESLKEIANRLLAMSPVYEDYIKEAKRAT from the coding sequence ATGGGTCTTCAAAAGGTAATTATGTCTGAGATGATTTATTTTGACAGAGTCGCAACGGCTCAGATGGCACCAGAGGCAAAAAAAGTGATTACGGGATTGCTTGAGGATAAGTTTGGCAATCCCTCGGCGCATGTTCATACTGCCGGTATTACTGCTGGTGGTTATATTTATGATGCCCGCGAGAAAATAGCCAAATTGGTAAACGCCTCTCCCGATGAGATTTATTTCACATCCGGGGCAACCGAATCGAACAATCTGGCTATTAAAGGAATATTATCCTGCAAAAAAAGCGGTAAGATTATTATCTCCGAAATCGAGCATTATTCTATTTTAGATCAGCTACGAAATCCTGTTTTGGATAATTTCGATTTTGAAGTTATAAAGGTTGATAAAAATGGTATCGTTGCTCCCGATAAGCTTGAGAAAATGATTACTTCCGATACGATTTTAGTCTCGATAATCACCGCCAGCCCTGAAATCGGCTCAATCCAACCCTTGAAGGAATTGGCGCAAATTTGTCATAAACATGGAGTTGCGTTTCATTCCGATGCCTCCTCCGCAGTGGGATATATACCTGTTGATGTTAAGGATTTGGGTGTTAATATGATGACTATCTCAGCTCAGACACTGGGGGGACCTATGGGAGTTGGCGCCTTATATATTGATAAGCAAACCCATATCAAGCCGCTTTTTGATGGCGGCAATCAGGAGGCTGGCACAAGACCCGGCACCGAGAATGTGATAGGTATTGTCGGATTTGGCGCCGCTTGTGAAGCGATAAGACCAAAACTGGCTGAAAAATCTCAGGCGCTGCGTGAACTTGGCAGGAAATTATGGCAAAGTATTGAAAAAAATGTCGAGCATATCAAATTTACAGGCCACCCGGACTTGCGGCTTCCCGGGCATGTCAGTTTCTGGCATCAGTTCGTCGAGGGCGAGTCGCTGCTTCTGCATCTGAATATGAAAGGTATAATGGCGGCTTCCGGCTCATCCTGCTCATCCAATTTTCGAGGCGCGGATGAACATGACCTGCGGGCATCGCATGTTCTTACGGCAGTCGGAGTGCCGGAGGAATTTTGTTCCGGCTCGATTACATTTAGCCTTGATTATTATAATACGGATAAAGAAATTGAATATACAGTTGAAAGTTTGAAGGAGATTGCCAACCGTCTGCTGGCAATGTCTCCGGTTTATGAGGATTACATTAAAGAAGCAAAGAGAGCAACATGA
- the nadA gene encoding quinolinate synthase NadA: MKHTTANLPDEYCSLSETELKKRILAKKEELGDRVVILTHHYQRIEIVEFNDFVGDSYILAKKASYQKNAEKIVFCGVKFMAEAADILSDDDKAVYLANPTAGCPMADLAPTGQVYDSWEYIESVLGPDKVLPLAYMNSSADLKAFCGNNSGLICTSSNADAAFDYCFKQNKKLFFFPDQHLGRNTANKKGIPKDKIVMYNPNLENGGLTPDEIRRADVILWYGYCYVHTRFTTKHIASVREKFPEAKVVVHPECQEAVVNLADSVGSTSHIVKYAEQAPAGSTIAIGTESSLVNRLSVNNPDKKIFSLANDTSAICSNMYRTTLEDLCFTLENFDKAKQIIVPKDIANDAYLALDRMLRVGR; the protein is encoded by the coding sequence TTGAAACACACTACTGCAAACCTTCCCGATGAATACTGCTCATTAAGCGAAACTGAACTAAAAAAGCGAATTCTGGCCAAAAAAGAGGAGCTTGGCGATAGGGTAGTTATATTAACCCATCACTATCAACGGATTGAAATCGTCGAGTTTAATGATTTTGTCGGCGATTCATATATTTTAGCCAAGAAAGCGTCCTATCAAAAAAACGCTGAGAAGATTGTTTTCTGCGGAGTGAAATTTATGGCGGAGGCGGCTGATATACTTTCGGATGATGATAAAGCCGTTTATCTTGCCAATCCTACTGCCGGTTGTCCTATGGCCGACTTAGCACCCACCGGTCAGGTATATGATTCGTGGGAATATATCGAGTCCGTTCTCGGGCCGGATAAGGTATTGCCGCTTGCCTATATGAATTCATCGGCTGACTTGAAAGCATTCTGTGGTAATAATAGCGGCTTGATATGCACCTCATCTAATGCCGATGCCGCTTTTGATTATTGTTTCAAGCAAAATAAAAAGCTGTTCTTCTTCCCTGACCAGCATCTGGGGAGAAATACCGCCAATAAGAAAGGCATCCCCAAAGACAAGATAGTGATGTATAATCCGAATCTCGAAAACGGCGGACTTACGCCGGATGAGATTAGACGGGCGGATGTTATCCTATGGTATGGCTACTGCTATGTGCATACCAGATTCACTACCAAGCATATCGCCAGCGTGCGGGAGAAATTCCCTGAGGCGAAAGTGGTCGTGCATCCCGAATGCCAGGAGGCGGTGGTCAATCTTGCCGATTCGGTCGGCTCTACCTCGCACATTGTCAAGTATGCCGAGCAAGCACCCGCCGGTTCGACAATCGCCATCGGCACTGAATCGAGTTTAGTTAACAGGCTGTCCGTTAATAATCCTGATAAAAAGATATTCAGCTTAGCCAACGATACCAGCGCGATATGTTCGAATATGTATAGAACTACGCTTGAGGACTTGTGCTTCACGCTGGAAAATTTCGATAAAGCTAAACAGATTATAGTGCCGAAAGATATTGCCAATGATGCCTATCTTGCGCTTGACCGGATGCTTCGGGTGGGAAGATAG
- a CDS encoding tetratricopeptide repeat protein, with protein MQNTIVKHSKKLIKILAVVIIFIIGCGGAVVDKTTLEPEKETLISKKTLVRQHRAFDHFSKGSLYEVSGNLEKAADEYRLALSYDSDSDELKRSLANIYYNLSRCNEALELIVDIKQPIKEDFNIAAECFNTTGSDDKAIEYFKKAVRQDSMFELPNRIMASYYEEKGDFKKAEKYYKRLVKISKFSDAWLLELASFYIKTDKEKKAIKIYEKMIAEDSLDNRGYLGIASIMEMRDEIHTADSLYKFIAYKNWDDAAILNIIAQSFIRLDDFEMAAEITRRIIELYPDDYYTQRRYALLLFSHGDEQMADSVLAELSFAVDDDPILYYYRGRIAQSNEEFSRAESMYVKSISIADTLTEAWVSLAHVRSDSADFDAAFATLDTALMRCPADSLQLFYYKGVFLAGEDRFTEAAEYYQRILSVQPENVNIMFNLGAAYERSGQHEKAEDIFKAILEITPDNAMTLNYLGYMYADRGVNLDQAEKMIKKALAAIPDNGAYLDSYAWVMYKKGKYKKALKYQLKAMEADIDDPILFEHMGDIYEALSKPALAKEFWNKAFELDPDNETIKEKLAK; from the coding sequence ATGCAAAATACAATTGTCAAACATTCGAAGAAATTGATTAAAATCCTTGCCGTTGTTATTATTTTTATTATCGGCTGCGGCGGTGCGGTTGTTGATAAAACCACCTTAGAGCCTGAAAAAGAAACCTTAATCAGCAAAAAAACATTGGTCAGGCAGCATCGGGCATTCGATCATTTCTCCAAAGGCAGTCTTTATGAGGTTTCCGGCAATCTTGAAAAAGCTGCCGATGAATACCGTCTGGCTTTATCATACGATTCTGATTCGGATGAGCTAAAAAGGTCGCTGGCCAATATCTATTATAATTTAAGCAGATGCAATGAAGCGCTTGAATTGATAGTTGATATAAAACAGCCGATTAAAGAGGATTTTAACATTGCCGCCGAATGTTTCAACACTACCGGCAGCGATGATAAAGCTATTGAATATTTCAAAAAAGCCGTTCGGCAGGATTCGATGTTTGAATTGCCGAATCGGATTATGGCATCCTATTATGAGGAAAAGGGCGATTTTAAAAAAGCCGAGAAATATTATAAACGCCTTGTTAAAATAAGCAAATTCAGCGATGCCTGGCTTCTGGAATTGGCTTCATTTTATATCAAAACAGATAAGGAAAAGAAAGCGATTAAAATATATGAAAAAATGATAGCTGAGGATTCGCTCGATAATCGCGGTTATCTCGGTATCGCCTCCATAATGGAGATGAGAGATGAAATCCATACTGCGGACAGCTTATATAAATTTATTGCCTATAAAAACTGGGATGATGCCGCTATTCTTAATATAATCGCCCAGAGTTTTATCCGTCTCGATGATTTCGAGATGGCGGCGGAGATTACCCGCCGCATCATTGAGTTATATCCGGATGACTATTATACTCAAAGGCGATATGCTCTCCTTTTATTCTCGCATGGCGATGAGCAAATGGCTGATTCGGTTCTGGCTGAACTGTCTTTTGCTGTTGATGACGACCCGATTTTATATTATTACCGCGGTCGAATTGCCCAGTCTAACGAGGAATTTTCCAGAGCCGAATCGATGTATGTTAAATCGATTTCCATTGCCGATACTTTGACGGAAGCCTGGGTAAGTCTGGCGCATGTCCGCAGCGATTCAGCCGATTTTGACGCCGCCTTCGCCACCTTAGATACAGCCCTTATGAGATGTCCGGCTGATTCGCTTCAATTATTCTACTACAAGGGCGTGTTTTTAGCTGGCGAGGATAGATTTACTGAAGCCGCCGAATACTATCAAAGAATTCTGTCGGTTCAGCCTGAAAATGTCAATATTATGTTTAACTTGGGCGCGGCTTACGAGCGATCCGGCCAGCATGAGAAAGCCGAGGATATATTTAAAGCTATACTTGAAATAACCCCGGATAACGCTATGACCTTGAATTACCTTGGCTATATGTATGCCGACCGGGGAGTCAATCTTGACCAAGCTGAAAAGATGATTAAAAAAGCCTTAGCAGCTATCCCCGATAACGGCGCTTATCTTGACAGCTACGCCTGGGTGATGTATAAAAAAGGCAAATATAAAAAAGCTTTGAAATATCAGTTGAAAGCGATGGAAGCTGACATTGATGATCCGATATTGTTTGAGCACATGGGCGATATATATGAGGCATTAAGCAAACCGGCGCTGGCAAAAGAATTCTGGAATAAAGCTTTTGAGCTTGACCCCGATAACGAAACGATTAAGGAGAAGTTAGCAAAGTAA
- a CDS encoding DUF362 domain-containing protein: MKKATVVEIQSDNIISNGKINHDEAVKMLEMGLDVLSPTGVSYDLINRLFPQKHTIGIKVNALAGSKMSTLPELVYVLADIICKAGHDKNKIIVWDRKEAELKRAGYKINTSGNGCRCFATDTKGAGYSKKLYSHKSIGSLVSKIQTDICDSMINFPVLKDHSIAGLSGCLKNYFGVIHNPNKYHGDLCNPYQADLFSMDIVKSKQKLAIFDAVWVQYNGGPGYLSQWTVEYKAVLISTDAVALDTVAAKIIDNLRTNNGLKTLKECGREPAGVFDAGKEELGCADLDNIEWLKRKV; the protein is encoded by the coding sequence ATGAAAAAAGCGACCGTAGTTGAAATACAATCAGATAATATAATCTCAAACGGCAAAATCAACCATGATGAGGCGGTTAAAATGCTTGAGATGGGATTAGATGTTCTCAGCCCTACCGGTGTCAGTTATGACCTCATTAATAGGCTTTTCCCCCAAAAGCATACTATCGGCATCAAAGTTAATGCGCTTGCCGGATCGAAAATGTCAACTTTGCCCGAGCTTGTCTATGTCTTAGCGGATATAATTTGTAAAGCCGGACATGACAAAAATAAGATAATCGTATGGGATAGAAAAGAAGCTGAACTCAAACGGGCTGGCTATAAAATAAATACAAGTGGAAACGGCTGCCGATGTTTCGCCACCGACACAAAGGGAGCTGGTTATTCCAAAAAATTGTATTCGCATAAATCAATCGGGTCGTTAGTCTCCAAAATCCAGACCGATATTTGTGATTCAATGATCAATTTCCCTGTGTTGAAAGACCATTCAATAGCCGGTTTATCGGGTTGTTTGAAAAATTATTTCGGCGTTATCCATAATCCGAATAAATATCACGGCGATCTTTGCAATCCGTATCAGGCTGATTTATTCTCCATGGATATTGTCAAAAGCAAACAGAAATTGGCAATATTCGATGCCGTATGGGTGCAATACAACGGCGGTCCCGGCTATTTAAGCCAGTGGACTGTCGAATATAAGGCGGTTTTAATATCAACCGATGCGGTTGCTTTGGATACCGTGGCGGCAAAAATAATCGATAATTTGCGAACCAATAACGGATTAAAGACATTAAAGGAATGCGGACGGGAGCCTGCGGGCGTTTTTGATGCCGGTAAAGAGGAATTAGGGTGTGCCGACCTTGATAATATTGAGTGGCTTAAGAGAAAGGTATAA
- the nifU gene encoding Fe-S cluster assembly scaffold protein NifU, translating to MNKFPYSDKVMDHFMNPRNMGEMENPSAVGNVGNPTCGDVMRLYLKIDGDIITDAKFKTFGCGAAIASSSMLTEMLKGKNLQNAIRISNESVVEALDGLPPVKIHCSVMAEEALKDALEDWKKRNNGDGK from the coding sequence ATGAATAAATTTCCGTATTCAGACAAAGTGATGGACCATTTCATGAATCCCCGCAATATGGGCGAAATGGAGAATCCATCAGCGGTCGGCAATGTCGGCAACCCGACTTGCGGGGATGTGATGAGATTATATTTGAAGATAGATGGCGATATCATTACGGATGCCAAGTTTAAAACTTTCGGCTGCGGCGCGGCTATCGCCTCCTCCTCAATGTTGACCGAGATGTTGAAAGGTAAAAATCTTCAGAATGCCATAAGGATATCGAATGAATCTGTAGTTGAGGCACTGGACGGGCTTCCGCCGGTAAAAATACATTGCTCGGTTATGGCCGAGGAAGCATTAAAAGATGCTTTGGAAGATTGGAAAAAAAGAAATAACGGAGATGGGAAATAG